The following DNA comes from Oryzias melastigma strain HK-1 unplaced genomic scaffold, ASM292280v2 sc00603, whole genome shotgun sequence.
GGCCTTCTTCTTCGAGCCCTTCTCCACCGATGAGtcctccccctcctctccttcttcctcctcctcctcctcctcctcttcctccacgtACTCGTCTTCAGTGTAATATTTGTCTTCTTTGACGTGAAACTCCTGCTTGACTAAAGCACAAAGAGAACACATGAATCTCTcctcgggggggggggggatttgtTCCTCTATCTGCAGTCTTCCTCACCAGGAATGGAGATGCTGCGGCGGGCTCGAGATCCAGAGGCCTGCAGGCGTTTGAGGGTCATTCCAGACCGGGTGGTCATGGGGGAGAGGGGGTCTGGGGGGCAGCTGGGTTGGACCTTCACAGCTCGCTGAGCGTCACCACACCACTCAGTGACTGCAAGCAGACAGAGCATTAAACTTTACAGCAGAACTAGAAACTCTCAGCTCTTCAACAGTGGTCCTATCAAGAGGCTAGAAGTTAGAAACGTACATTTTCTTCCATCTATCCTTAAAAATCTTGCATCTTCTCTACATAAAGTATTTGTCTTAAATCAAAGCTAATATTATAGGAGTTCAGCAGACCGTCTGGACCCCTCATGCTGACGATGAAGCGGTTCAGCTGACAGCGCAGGAAGTtgcgctcctcctccagctcctcaatGCGCTTCTGCAGCCAGGCGTTCTTCTCCAGGGAGACGTACAGGTGAGCCCTCAGGTTGGAGACCAAGATGAAGGTGCTGTACTGAGAGTGAAGGGGCTCCTGCACCCCAGAGTCTGCAGGAGGACAGAAAGACGTAGAGAATCAAACGGGAAGCCGGAGAACCGGGAAAGCTGAACATCGTCCACCGACGCACCGTCCATCATCTGCTGGCCGTGGTTCAGCTGGAAGGCGGGGGGGTGCTCCGCGTTCTCCTCCAGGGGGAAAGAGACCTCGTAGGCATTCAGGTACATacccccacctcctcctcctccatccccTTCCCCTTCTTCTtgacctgcagctgctgaggATGTCGATGACTGCGGCGCATAATGCTCTGACACACCTACAACTACAGGGTAAGTGAAATTTGAAATAGATTTTATTAAAGGATTAACATTACagttaaattgattttctttgcaGCGAGGCTGT
Coding sequences within:
- the LOC112138345 gene encoding coiled-coil domain-containing protein 106-like; this encodes MNPPNCRHDANPPVVGVSEHYAPQSSTSSAAAGQEEGEGDGGGGGGGMYLNAYEVSFPLEENAEHPPAFQLNHGQQMMDDSGVQEPLHSQYSTFILVSNLRAHLYVSLEKNAWLQKRIEELEEERNFLRCQLNRFIVSMRGPDVTEWCGDAQRAVKVQPSCPPDPLSPMTTRSGMTLKRLQASGSRARRSISIPVKQEFHVKEDKYYTEDEYVEEEEEEEEEEEGEEGEDSSVEKGSKKKARARNSGEPRMKMRRIFRITHGRERQRGEGVM